The following DNA comes from Cheilinus undulatus linkage group 4, ASM1832078v1, whole genome shotgun sequence.
TTCTACACTAAATAAGTCCATGTATGAAAAAGTTTTCAGTGATAAATATGATGGCTGACAACCTAAGCAAGGAGAGTGACACAGAGGCGGACTAGAACAGACTAGATGAGACGAGACATCCAAGATTATGATGTGACTGCTGACCTGCTAGACAAGGCTCTGCGGATAAGAGGCATGTTTGGAGGAAGAGGATGGTGATGATTTTGATTTGActaatgagttaaaaaatgaatttaaggGCAAAGGCAATGACCGACTATGAAAGCCAAGGACTTATGCTTtcatgaatttttttgtttcatttcctgGTCTGCAACAAAAATTGAGAAATAATGATTTTGGTAAATGTTGAGATCCTGTGCAGAAAGCCTTCCAGTTTTAGAGCATGTTTTTAGACAGCCTGAGGTCTACATGAGTTaatattccatccatccatctgtgcatGAGCTGGTTTGTACCtgttactgtaaataaaaaagtgcagCTTTCTCCTGAACTGACTTACAAAATCTTTTAAATGCAGGATGATTAGCTTCCTGTTCCCCACAATCCCTCCAACAAGCAGAGCTACCTGATAACTTGTATTTTGATGTGATTTTTGGTGTCATAACAGGGTTCATgcatgtgtttaaaaaacaaattcaagaCTTCTtaatacctttaaaaaaaaataacactactTTTGTACAGTAAACAGCCAGTAAATGAAAGGTGTATGTGATTTTTCAGTACTCCAGACCAGGGCTGTATTTTCTGCTTTAATGAACCGTTTATGAAATGTCGACTGGTATAGGGCAAATAAATATTTGGTCACTAACACATAgattttgatgatttctggcacatttaatgcctctgtTCTGTCAATATACCATATACTGACCTTtatcagcatcagcagcacAGCTGCTAATATTTATCAGGTGTGCTGAGCTTATTCTAAAGCAGGGgtatcaaactcaaggcccgggggccaaatctggcccgtagaacagttaaatccggcccccaAGATGGTCTCATATATCTGTTAAAACTgacccatcagtatgaggtcttcAGATATCCTCAAGTATATccttgatttaaaatatccttgttaattcataaaatttgaaaaaagtaaggagtaaaaagcattagataagaagtcaggaatgtgggaaaagaaattaatttgtgttttaatttcacattttcaattttgcatctggCAATGAGCACTCAAACTTGCATCTAGCAATCAGCACTcaagcatttcaactcataattttgacttcttatataatttttgagcttttagattcacaattttaaattttaagttatattttgacctttttaactcattactttgtattttaactcatatttttaactcccAGCTTTGGTCTCACAAttccatagtttgaccttttagacacaattaaaaaatttgaaaaatattttgactattaatttcatgattacaaattttacttcagattttgaccttttaaactcataaattTGATTTTCTTGCTCATATATTTGAAAGTTTCAtaaatattagtttaaaaaacattatttttcaagttcatgttttgaccattttgaactaataaatgtacttttctcagattgtgagcctttaaacttatctctttaactttttaaatttcaaaatcattgatcatcaggttaaaaaggtgaccctgttaggccctcagattagacctgaatccagaatcctgcccctgctgtgattgagtctgacacccccgTTCTAAAGAATGTAACTCTTAAAAAGTAGActaatgctttttaaataaGGGTGCCCAGATGTTGAGTAAATAACTGTTTaaataagctacattagctctcTCACCCACAGTCTCATCAAAATAGATTTCATTTTAAGATTCAGTAACAAACTCAAGTTGCTTGATTTCAGAATCAcacaaaaagcatcaataaaaaaaatgcagtttattGAGCAGAATACTTCTGACTTCAAGCATGTTAAAACAACATTGTAAAGAAATTATATAGCCTGATTTCAGTAGAAACATAAAGATGGTCTAAAATAAGGTTTAGTTTTAACatatatttagatttatttcagGAGGAACCAACTTGTTTTAAGACAGAGCTTAATCAACTTTACTactatttaagatttttttctactAAATTTGacaatattttattatattattatagtTTTTCCAGCTTAATTTGCTAAAAGCAAGACATTAAGGACATTAATTTGCTTATATTAAGAATAGTTCACTTATTTTAAGGCTGTAGGAAGTTCAGTTTTAAGCATTTTCAGCTTAAAACCAgcattttctgcttattttaaccttttgaaGGGTTCTGCCGCCTTACTTATTTCTAGATTTAacaatcttatttcaagatatctTATTACGTCAAATGATCTTGCTGCATGGACAGATCATTtcttcagttttagtcaactaaaatgatttttacgttttagttatttagttaacTATATTAACCTTGATACTCGCATGCCCTCTCAAAGTCTGAAGTGTTCTCACAACCCAGTTTTCCTTCAAGAATTGATAGTGTCAAGGCCCTTTTTCTCATTcagcatgaaaacattttactttactttacttactACTCCTTTCACTTTATAATAATGTAAGTTCGACTTCTCATTCAACCTCCCCAGGAAACTTTCAATCACTAAAAATACTCATTAGTATCACAGGAGTGGCCTTTTCTCAGGTTTTGCCATGTTATCATTCTAGCATCACCTTTTAGTCACAGATCACTAAGAGCAGCTTCTAGTGAATGCTGAattacaatacaagaactttatttatccccgaagggaaattcagtGTGAATTAAATGGAGATCTAAATATTTGTAGCTTACGTCTTGAGCTCAAGTCTAGTTTCATGACTTATTAGTAATATTTTTGACTAGTTTACTGTTCCAGTTTGAGGTCTGGGTTTGTCAACTACTTTTGTTATCTTTAGCAACTAATATACTTCTTCTAATGCACTGCATTTCCAATAAACTCTTTAGAGACACACCAAACAAAATTTACAGTGGTCGGCATGGCTTTCACGTCCATTTCAAGCTGATTTACAATTTTCTTTACCAAAAGTTTAGTTTAAGTTCTTCTTGGCAAGTTTGGTTCAAGAAAATTACAggcacatctaaaaaaaacagaatatcatgaaaaagttcaatattttttatcacttttcagAAAGTTAAAACCATATTATAGACTCTTTACAGAGTGAAATGTTGATTATGGTTCAAAGATaaattacataagatcaataaagaTATATTTTATTAACCCTTAATtccaagaaataaaggcttcaAATATTTCCCTGTGTAATGAGTCtgtgggtttcactttctgaaatgagtgacaaaaaatattaaactttgatattttaattttttgagaatTACCTGTACATTTTATCCCACCCATCAATAACGAGGAACTACCGGATATAAAACTTTCAGAGTCCACACATTTATAATCAATATACaaaacttttattaaaaaaaagaaaatctgttcTACATGAAATTTTTAAGTTCCACATTAAAAATGGCTGCAAACAGTTTTAATACTCAAACTACAGAAAAACCCTGGTAGTAAAACGACAGTGAAGACAACCAGCACCACTAAACCAAGAAAAGCAGTGCTtccagaaaaaacatttttaaaacttatgCTGCCTGCATAGAAGTTTCAGTCCATCATGTGATCACATTTATTTCATGTAGCTGGCTGGTTTGATAGCAAACGGGgcttaaagggggaaaaatcaGAGTTCAGCAGAAAAAGATCAAAGGGGGCTaagtaacaaaagaaaaacatcatccCTGAATTTAAGGAGGAATACATATGATGCCTGATGAAGAGGCAGACCAACAGTGCAGACAAATACTGTTGGGACCAACCACGCAAAAACAGGAGTAAAACAGAACAATGCATTGCAAGATCCACAACCCTTCAACACACAGAACCCTTAGTCGTCATCCtcgtcatcatcatcctcatcttcttcCTCATCCTCGTCCTCATCGTCATCGTCGTCATCATCATCGATGGGTTCTGCTTTCTTGCCAGCGGGTCTGCCAGGGCCGCTCTTCTTTCCAGCATCGCTCTTCCCTGAACCACCCTTGGCTCTGTAGGCAGCGACATCCTGGTGTGGATTGAACAAACAGATTTACCATTAAATAAACGTGACTTAATAATTTATGCTAAATTAAGTGTCAAATTTGGCCTCCCATTGCCAGAGTTGTCAATAACAtacacaaaacatttaatcCTCTGACACCTACAATTTTAATGTTACGTGCTATGTACCTTGTCATATTTTTCCTTCAGTTTGGCAGCCTTGGAAGCATATGGGGCCTTGTCTTTGTCGCTCGTCTTACTCCACAACTCGCCGAGCTTCTTGGCAATGTCACCAATGGCAATACCAGGGTTCTCCTCCTTGATCCTTGGGCGGTGTTCGGAGCAGAACACGAAAAATGCAGATCTGGAGAGAATTTGCAACACATTAATGGTCAGGAAAAGTCCAAGCACCTTAAAGAGTTCTTGACGTATGAAAAGTTTCTTACGGTGGCCTTTTGGGTGCATTGGgatccttcttcttcttcttgccTTTGACACCTTTCGGGGGGACGTATGACTTCATTTCCCGGTCATATCGGACTTTGTCATTTCTAGCCATCTCCTCAAACTTTGACTTCTCCTTGCCTGACATGGTCTAGGAAAATTGAACAAATTAAGCTTAACTAACCCGAATTAACAAATTTGGCAAGTACAAAAAAAGTGTCCAAATCATTTTTTGTATGATCAGTACAATCAAAACAACCGGAATATATAGCAGTTTCAGAGAGTATTAACACAAATATGCCAAATAACTTGCACTTTTACTAACAAAGATGGCATTTAAGTGCCACAATGTGCTACTTGGCTAATTTTAATGACTTCACTTAAACCAGACTTACCTTCCATCTCTCTGAGCATTTCTTGGAGAACTCTGCGAAGTTCACTGAGGTCCCTGGGTGTTTCTTCTTGTGCTCCTCGCGGCAGGTCTGAACGAAAAATGCGTATGAAGTGGTCTTTCCTCTGGGCCTATTTGGGTCCTTCATGGTGCAGATGAACTAAAAAcatagaataaaacaaaacgTGAAATTAAAGAGCAGCTAGCAGACTGCATAAAgccatttaaaactttttctgcGTCAGTGAAAAAGTTATATCCCGCGTTTTAATGTCCAAGTTACAAATACATATTCACATGTATAGTTGTTCTAGCTTTCAAAGGTGTTACTGTGGCACAAACAGGGCAAACAGACGCCCGGAGCCGTTTTAAGGCTCTAATCGGATTTC
Coding sequences within:
- the hmgb2a gene encoding high mobility group protein B2a, translating into MKDPNRPRGKTTSYAFFVQTCREEHKKKHPGTSVNFAEFSKKCSERWKTMSGKEKSKFEEMARNDKVRYDREMKSYVPPKGVKGKKKKKDPNAPKRPPSAFFVFCSEHRPRIKEENPGIAIGDIAKKLGELWSKTSDKDKAPYASKAAKLKEKYDKDVAAYRAKGGSGKSDAGKKSGPGRPAGKKAEPIDDDDDDDDEDEDEEEDEDDDDEDDD